Part of the Falco naumanni isolate bFalNau1 chromosome 3, bFalNau1.pat, whole genome shotgun sequence genome is shown below.
CTAAAAAATCTCAGATACGTAGATGGTGGCACTGTTAAGGAAATTATTACAACTTCAAAATTAATAGGGGGGCAGGGTGCAGTGCATGTAACAATTATAGAGTATTTTGTAAAAACATCTTGTAAAGTTGAGGATTCCATAATCAGGAGTTTTAGAAACAGTGATAAGTATTTGAAATCTTTGATAAAGCCACTGTAACCGTCAGTATTGCTATTGTAAATGAACAAAATTGCCTGATAATTAAAACTCACAGAGGCTCAATAATTTAGGAATGAACTAGGTCTCTAAATTTTGCAAAGGGAGGGTGTGGAAGTGAATGAGTGTGTATATAGATCCAAGAATCTCGTCTTCCTGGTCTCACTGGCAGATTGTTTGAGGGCTGTGTCACTTATAAAAGTTTCAAAACCAAATTctaatttaatttgatttactGATTGTACTTCTGtagtacttttaaaatgcacaaactactgtttttttgaagtgaactaaaatgtgggaaaatactgatttttgaATTCCAATATATGTCTCAATTAAAAGTATAGTAACTTGAAATTGGattagaattttaatttcaaattattgcTTTGAAATTTATGTTTGTTTGGAACAACAATAATATTCTACCTCTATTGGTAGAATATTGGTTTATTTGGTagtctctctttctttctccaggtatctaatttttattttttttacaaaaaaaacccaacaacgAAAGTTAGCATACCCTTATTGTCATGCCCTTGTAGATTTTGTCAGTGATCTCAGTGTCTGGAAAGCATCCTTTTCCCACTCTGCAGATTGAAAAGTTGTGGTTTCTCTTGCATTCCTTGATCAAGAAGATACTTGAAAgatcatttctttttctcttgtttctgtatGACCATACAGGTCAGGAAGCTCATTTGGGAAGGCACTTTGCATTTAGTCCAAGAAGGACTCAAAAGTGGTTTTCTTCACCACACTACGGCAGAACTGAATTGCAGGAAGAATGTTGTTCCTGGACACATTGGCTGTGGGTTGGCTGAATTATGTGAAATGGCAAAGCAGTTTCCAGATGTGAATGAAAGTGACCATCAAGCTGTACATGTGCTAGATGATGAAATCTCGATTCCAGAGCAGGACCTGCTTTCGTGTGTTACAGAAAACAGCTCAAACTGTGCAAAGATAGTTGTGTTAATGGGGCAGAAGTACTTGGTGCCACCAAAAAGCAGTTTCCTCTTATCTGATATTTCATGTTTACAGCCCCTGCTGAACTGTAAGTATCTTTAGGCATTGGAATTGACCACTTCTCTCGTGCCTGAGAAGGGCAGTTAATGTCAAGATGGCTAAGGACTCAGTGAACAGATTTTAATATACAGCATCAAACTCAtaggaaatgctgctgcaagCTTTCAGTTGTGCAAATAGGTGAGTTTTCCAAGGAATCTTGAGTGGTTAGGAGCTCAGGAAGCTCCTTTAAAAATCTCAGCCAAAATATGACAGTTTGTGAACATGTTCTGAGTCCCTGTTAGTATAGAAGCCATGTAAATGCATAACATTGGGGCTCGCTATGCTGCTGGGTCTCTCCACAGGGTGAGGCTTTAACATGGGTAAATCCATGCATGCTGCTGGGGTGGTGTTCCTGCTGTCTTGGTTTTTAGCTAGATTAGTCCATGGAAGAGGGATGCTATTATGTGCCTTAAAGCAAGGGGTCCCTTAGAGATCCATCCTGTTCAGTGGCAGGGTCTATTTAGATTGGCATAAACTGATGGTGAAACCAAATTCAGTGTCCCCCAGAGAAGATAACAATTTGAGAGGCTGCTGCACCCACCTGAAGGTTAGTGACACTTGAGCAAGGCCATGAGTAGCAAATGTGAGTTGACTTCTTAGCTGCTACGTTTCACAGCTGAGAGTACTGGCTTAAGCCAAAATCAGTGACAAGGAAATAGTGGGATTTTAGAGTTAATGATTACTCTGTAAAAGTAAATCAAAAGTTATCCAAGTGAGTATCCCTGCCCTTAATGGTCCATGCAGAAAGCTTTAAGCTGACAATATGTGGCAGTCTTTGCTGTACTTCACCATTTCATTAGCTTTCAATTTGACCTTTGTTGTTATTAACAGCAGCAGCTAATCTGCATCAGACAGTCTTACAGGAAAGATGTTGCCTGTGAGCAAGAGCTGAGGATTACTGCTTTGCTCTCTAATCAGTAATTTTAGATTTGCTGCTTACATGTGTTTCCTCCCTTCTAATATGCAACTTGTAtattcacttatttttttaaattttttttattaagatgACATGCAGAAGGTGGAATCTTATTAtccaaataatttatatttgaagTCTGGAATTTAAGCAGTTAGCTGTTTTCAACGGTATGAAAGAAGGAAGATCACCATCCTGTGCTATCGCTATGCACAGCTTGCATACAGCAAGTTTGGATTCTTCCAGAGGTCAGAGAGCAGTCCaagaaatctgagaaaatgtttttgaagtaaCCAACAGTGAGAGTTAATATAATGCCATGACTTTAGACTTTTGTTTTTGAGGAATTCTACTGTtgattttaatataatttttcttctttccttttaccTGCCAAAAGATAGGTATTTCTTGCTGGTCAACCCACTGTGAGGATATCACCTCCAATGTTAATAAAGGAATAAGATGTAGAAAGCACATTAACAGGCATTAAATATTAAGCTGTTGTATTTACtagctatttaaatatttagcatCAGACTCAATGAAGGAACAAATATGttctgtagaaaaaataaaattggagaGTCCTGTTTTTTCGTGGATATGTCCTGTATCTTACTACTTCCAACTTAAGTAAACCCATCTTCTTCCATGAAAACTTCCAGTTCTCTTCTccattaatttccatttcatatGCTGGATCTTGCTCTGTCTCTCTTCACCACCAATAGAGTAAAACAGTTTCCCAGGGCTGGTATGGAGCTCTGTGTGTACCAGCTGGCCTGCTGAAAGATCAAACGGGGCAGGATCAGCCTTTCACTCAGCTGGGTGCCTTGTTACATTGCTTATGTTAGGAACCTCAGAGAAATTTTCATCTTTGAGGCTTGCACTGTTAccagttttttttctgaaagtcctGAAGATGTTCaaattctgaattaaaacaAGCACGCTAGAAGCCTTTTAAGTTCTTAtttggaaagaacagaaaaaagtggCCGTTCTGCTGCATATCGGTTTTAACTagtagatttattttaaaactaacttactggctgcttttttttttaattttaattctcagacaagaaaaaatatgatgTAATTGTGATTGATCCACCATGGGAGAACAAGTCCATTAAAAGGAGTAACAGGTAAATTTtgtagtaaaataaaatgttgtcaTCTTATCTTATAAAGGGTGATTAATATTAATACAATCCAGGATCGATATAACTGTGAGACTGTAGGTTAAACTACCAAATATTTTGTCACGTGGCTACCTTCAGGTCTATGAAatgatttttcactgaaatggcTTGGATACTTTgcatacaaaatatttgcaagagTAGATCTTAAATTACCTAGCCGGTGAGAGAATGTTAGTCCTTGAGACTTATAAGGAAAGTCTGGAGTCAACTGTTTTGTAAGGCCCAGATGGTGCAGgtattaatttgaaattaatatgGTTCCTCTAGTGGGGATAAAGCTAGATAAATGAAAGTATTTCCAGGACTCGGGTCCTATCAGAAAGTTTtaggttttaaatttttttagtTTGAGCTTCAGTCTGATGGGTAGAAGAAAGTGATAATGCAGCAGTAAAATCCTCAAGTGCAATAGGAACTTTGAGTACTGTACTTTATGAAGTCATTAACTTAAAATTTTATGGGCTTTCTTCTCCACTGAGTAACATCAGGCTTATGCCAGTGGAGCTCTCTTGATTACCACAGAATTGTATCCATGTGAAAGAAGGGCAGACAGGAAATGCAGCCTTACAACTTTCTAGAATAATGTCTTTGGAAGCTTGTTATGAAGACTTAATTTGAGGATGCAGAGACTGATTAGTAGGTTCTACTTTGAAAGCCCTACAGAAACCTCTAGAAACCCTTGAGTTAAACTCATTCTTAGTGTCTTAAGTGTCTTAACTACATAAGTTACCTAGAGGAAAATTCTAGTTATTCGCAAGCATGAATTAGCTAGAAAGACCCTCTCTCCCTtacaaaataaaggcaaaatgtGGAAGATCTATCTCTGCTGTTGGTTACCTTGTTGATGGCTAATCTTTGTTAAGCCTTTCGCATCTGTGCTGTGCATCTTGTTTTCTCTGGGCATTCTAGTCCAggaggtatttttaattttacccTTGTTACCTGTTTCTTGCTGTTGCATGGTACAGGGATCCCAGGTACACAGATGGTGGCTGTTGATTCCAGGAGCATACCAATGTTTTTGATGCTGCAACATGTACATTGTAAGAATTGCAGCTCACTAATAGTGTAAAGTAGCATCATAAGAAAAATGGTAGAACAGAGCAGAATCTGGAAAACATACTGTATTCACCAGTGTAGCATACAGTTAGCTCAAAAATGTGCACAACTGTTCTGAATAAGCTAGAGAACTTTTACCATAaatggtaatttaaaaatactgtataacTTCTGCAAATAATTCAAGAGTGATAACTCTTTTATGACCTTTTAACTTGCCGGTGAAATTAGTGTTGCACTTGTAAATGACTCGCTTGtcattttcattcagaagaGAGATTGCTTtctatgaaaagcaaataatgtTACATAGACTACAGAGCTACTTTTCACTAAATAGCTCTGTTCTGGTTTAAAGATGAGAGTGTTGAATTACATATGATAGTTCTTAAACTAAATGTGAGCTTTTAGACTTCTTCAGAATCACAACTCATAATACTTTATTTGGGGGAACAGTAGAAATGTAGTGACATGTTCTGCTCAGTAAAACTTAAGTACACTAGTGATTTTATATCCGAACCCATCAGATTCGGCCACTGGGTGTCAGTcttgatgcatttttatttatccttGAAACATCTTGCCTGTGTAACTTCTGTATGTGTGTTgcttttcaatttttgtttGGTATATGCTAACTTGCTTTCTCACTGTATTGCCATATAGATACAGCCACTTACCTTCATGGCAAATCAAGCAGATTCCTGTACCAGCACTAGCTGTTCCAAATTGTCTTGTAGTCACATGGGTGACTAATAGACAGAAGCACTTACGTTTTGTTAAGGATGAACTTTATCCTCATTGGTCTGTGAAAACACTTGCTGAGTGGCACTGGGTAAAAGTAAgttctcagtttctcagtttggttttgttgcttttttggaGACTGAGAGGGCTTGCACTATGATGCTTTGTATTCTTATAATTTGTCTGCTTACTACTGTGtgcttttgtgtttgaaagGTATGGTGTCATCAGTatcttcctttttataaaaaaaaaaaaaaaggttttgaaaaaattGGATATGAAAATCTTCCACTGTGTGTTTTTAACTCCTTTGTGTCAGATCACTAGAGCTGGAGAATTTGTATTGCCTTTGGATTCTTTACACAAAAAGCCGTATGAAGTTCTTGTATTGGGGAGAGTTGAAGGAGATACAAAAGAAGCTTTAAGGTATGCCAGGATATTTATGgtaaatgttttgggtttggttgttgttgtttttttttaggctGCTAGGTTTGTAATACAATATAATTGTCCCCAGATCTTCTCTTGGCGTCATTTTTTGGCTGATCATggacttaagaaaaaaaagccttagtAGCTTTGGGATAAGGGAGTGCTTTAGTGAGATTAAAGATGGAAACCTTTGCGTGTTTTTTATATCTGTCTGTGTTGAGGAACTGGCTCAGAGAAAAGCGTGGACAGGGCTTCCTTAGCTGACAGGTTCTCTTGGACCA
Proteins encoded:
- the METTL4 gene encoding N(6)-adenine-specific methyltransferase METTL4 isoform X7 — translated: MMSVVHRLTAGWLVDHLSFINQCGYEICDSFTYPDDARHKNTSGTSTGDCRATSTVATTSSRNGPISGPGDPTETEIKTVKMKYVFREDFFGISKPHIASALEEQLWQGCPELSLTNIKANSNREEHQEGTKSGIGDFVASARKKRKRKSVFNQGELDALEYHSKVRKLIWEGTLHLVQEGLKSGFLHHTTAELNCRKNVVPGHIGCGLAELCEMAKQFPDVNESDHQAVHVLDDEISIPEQDLLSCVTENSSNCAKIVVLMGQKYLVPPKSSFLLSDISCLQPLLNYKKKYDVIVIDPPWENKSIKRSNRYSHLPSWQIKQIPVPALAVPNCLVVTWVTNRQKHLRFVKDELYPHWSVKTLAEWHWVKITRAGEFVLPLDSLHKKPYEVLVLGRVEGDTKEALRKPEDVLPIPEHKLIVSIPSSLHSHKPPLTVLLLEDMEGILLHR
- the METTL4 gene encoding N(6)-adenine-specific methyltransferase METTL4 isoform X4, translating into MMSVVHRLTAGWLVDHLSFINQCGYEICDSFTYPDDARHKNTSGTSTGDCRATSTVATTSSRNGPISGPGDPTETEIKTVKMKYVFREDFFGISKPHIASALEEQLWQGCPELSLTNIKANSNREEHQEGTKSGIGDFVASARKKRKRKSVFNQGELDALEYHSKVRKLIWEGTLHLVQEGLKSGFLHHTTAELNCRKNVVPGHIGCGLAELCEMAKQFPDVNESDHQAVHVLDDEISIPEQDLLSCVTENSSNCAKIVVLMGQKYLVPPKSSFLLSDISCLQPLLNYKKKYDVIVIDPPWENKSIKRSNRYSHLPSWQIKQIPVPALAVPNCLVVTWVTNRQKHLRFVKDELYPHWSVKTLAEWHWVKITRAGEFVLPLDSLHKKPYEVLVLGRVEGDTKEALRKPEDVLPIPEHKLIVSIPSSLHSHKPPLTVGEIIHKELFEEFCLYIYRPAGNFTGTCIKFLGREM
- the METTL4 gene encoding N(6)-adenine-specific methyltransferase METTL4 isoform X8 produces the protein MAVKRKRKSVFNQGELDALEYHSKVRKLIWEGTLHLVQEGLKSGFLHHTTAELNCRKNVVPGHIGCGLAELCEMAKQFPDVNESDHQAVHVLDDEISIPEQDLLSCVTENSSNCAKIVVLMGQKYLVPPKSSFLLSDISCLQPLLNYKKKYDVIVIDPPWENKSIKRSNRYSHLPSWQIKQIPVPALAVPNCLVVTWVTNRQKHLRFVKDELYPHWSVKTLAEWHWVKITRAGEFVLPLDSLHKKPYEVLVLGRVEGDTKEALRKPEDVLPIPEHKLIVSIPSSLHSHKPPLTVGEIIHKELFEEFCLYIYRPAGNFTEEERCEVESAPQRPCLLLCQPLGASAFGAGRKFMFVLIFAEAQGLGTGVDSGRIFQTCS
- the METTL4 gene encoding N(6)-adenine-specific methyltransferase METTL4 isoform X6, producing MMSVVHRLTAGWLVDHLSFINQCGYEICDSFTYPDDARHKNTSGTSTGDCRATSTVATTSSRNGPISGPGDPTETEIKTVKMKYVFREDFFGISKPHIASALEEQLWQGCPELSLTNIKANSNREEHQEGTKSGIGDFVASARKKRKRKSVFNQGELDALEYHSKVRKLIWEGTLHLVQEGLKSGFLHHTTAELNCRKNVVPGHIGCGLAELCEMAKQFPDVNESDHQAVHVLDDEISIPEQDLLSCVTENSSNCAKIVVLMGQKYLVPPKSSFLLSDISCLQPLLNYKKKYDVIVIDPPWENKSIKRSNRYSHLPSWQIKQIPVPALAVPNCLVVTWVTNRQKHLRFVKDELYPHWSVKTLAEWHWVKITRAGEFVLPLDSLHKKPYEVLVLGRVEGDTKEALRKPEDVLPIPEHKLIVSIPSSLHSHKPPLTDFSWEDSSGLSSWFSHAFED
- the METTL4 gene encoding N(6)-adenine-specific methyltransferase METTL4 isoform X5, yielding MMSVVHRLTAGWLVDHLSFINQCGYEICDSFTYPDDARHKNTSGTSTGDCRATSTVATTSSRNGPISGPGDPTETEIKTVKMKYVFREDFFGISKPHIASALEEQLWQGCPELSLTNIKANSNREEHQEGTKSGIGDFVASARKKRKRKSVFNQGELDALEYHSKVRKLIWEGTLHLVQEGLKSGFLHHTTAELNCRKNVVPGHIGCGLAELCEMAKQFPDVNESDHQAVHVLDDEISIPEQDLLSCVTENSSNCAKIVVLMGQKYLVPPKSSFLLSDISCLQPLLNYKKKYDVIVIDPPWENKSIKRSNRYSHLPSWQIKQIPVPALAVPNCLVVTWVTNRQKHLRFVKDELYPHWSVKTLAEWHWVKITRAGEFVLPLDSLHKKPYEVLVLGRVEGDTKEALRKPEDVLPIPEHKLIVSIPSSLHSHKPPLTDPLSGSRREGDSRDLLFKFFNQID